A part of Myxococcus landrumus genomic DNA contains:
- a CDS encoding PilW family protein — translation MRTSRGMTLIEVMVTLVLSAIIIAAASALVVAGSRIIHNTEHTADSHDASRLAGEALMNMVRQAGAGAPGGIWVSQGGTATRVSAIFGSDGATSSDDLWLVVPNRDYLGEPCVTAGAAASVVRPGSGVIHVNCTQSLKPGSPYLVSNMTSAALLSNVVITPSSPGTPGQVQYAESSVSGFSNAPEKGGYQVGDLVYPVRLVHFFIGPHPTTGRPSLMRADGRLLVDAMGRPFSDVDPATSPPMVVQENVENLQVAFGFDSTGQENPEHYTWQHGLAPGFTPGLRAVRINVVATGRNQRRNTQSTAVLDDDKPIAVENFTPPASVAADGLYRSLYTRRLELPNLAAANL, via the coding sequence ATGAGAACCTCGCGCGGAATGACGTTGATTGAAGTGATGGTGACGCTGGTCCTCTCGGCCATCATCATCGCGGCCGCCTCGGCGCTCGTGGTGGCCGGCAGCCGCATCATCCACAACACCGAGCACACGGCGGACAGCCATGACGCCTCCCGGCTCGCCGGCGAGGCCCTCATGAACATGGTGCGCCAGGCCGGCGCCGGCGCACCCGGCGGCATCTGGGTGTCCCAGGGAGGCACCGCCACGCGCGTCAGCGCCATCTTCGGAAGCGATGGCGCTACCAGCAGCGATGACTTGTGGCTGGTGGTACCGAACCGCGACTACCTCGGCGAGCCGTGTGTCACAGCGGGCGCCGCCGCCTCCGTGGTGCGCCCCGGTTCGGGCGTCATCCACGTCAACTGCACGCAGAGCCTCAAGCCGGGCTCGCCCTACCTGGTCAGCAACATGACGAGCGCGGCCCTCCTCTCCAACGTCGTCATCACCCCCTCGAGCCCGGGGACGCCCGGACAGGTGCAGTACGCCGAGTCCAGCGTCAGCGGCTTCTCCAACGCGCCGGAGAAGGGCGGCTACCAGGTGGGAGACCTCGTGTATCCGGTGCGACTGGTGCACTTCTTCATCGGCCCCCACCCCACGACGGGGCGCCCGTCGCTGATGCGCGCGGACGGGCGGCTGCTGGTGGATGCGATGGGGCGTCCCTTCTCGGATGTGGACCCGGCGACCAGCCCTCCCATGGTCGTGCAGGAGAACGTGGAGAACCTGCAGGTGGCGTTCGGCTTCGACTCCACGGGCCAGGAGAACCCGGAGCACTACACGTGGCAGCACGGACTCGCGCCGGGCTTCACGCCGGGACTGCGCGCGGTGCGCATCAACGTGGTGGCCACTGGCCGCAACCAGCGCCGCAACACCCAGAGCACCGCCGTGCTGGATGACGACAAGCCCATCGCCGTGGAGAACTTCACACCGCCCGCTTCGGTCGCCGCGGATGGTCTCTACCGCAGCCTCTACACCCGTCGCCTGGAGCTGCCGAACCTGGCGGCCGCCAACCTGTGA
- a CDS encoding type IV pilus modification PilV family protein, with product MSSTSRALRRGATLIEVLVAMTVLALAATGAVGGMVFASRDVHDGQLLQVKRLLLEASTQRLWLASKAPLLSEAVVRPATFPTDLAPGAAPWKVDSSPAVAGDPSTGAYFKLSASGLVEPLTGIPPGTACNHTSLPEGTYCREVLVTKGLPKDPLAAAAAVLPPGSRPVTVWTRVVRKGDTAERAQSHNEVFVQ from the coding sequence ATGAGCTCGACTTCTCGCGCGCTCCGCCGGGGCGCCACCCTCATCGAGGTGCTCGTCGCCATGACAGTGCTGGCGCTCGCCGCCACCGGGGCGGTGGGCGGCATGGTGTTCGCCTCGCGCGACGTGCATGACGGACAGCTCCTCCAGGTGAAGCGCCTGCTGCTCGAGGCGAGCACCCAGCGGCTGTGGCTTGCCTCCAAGGCGCCGCTGCTCTCCGAAGCCGTGGTGCGTCCCGCCACCTTCCCCACGGACCTGGCGCCTGGCGCCGCGCCGTGGAAGGTGGACTCGAGCCCCGCCGTCGCCGGAGACCCCAGCACCGGCGCCTACTTCAAGCTGTCGGCCTCCGGACTGGTGGAGCCCCTCACTGGCATCCCCCCTGGAACGGCCTGCAATCACACGTCGCTGCCAGAGGGCACGTACTGCCGTGAGGTGCTCGTGACGAAGGGCCTGCCGAAAGACCCGCTCGCCGCCGCCGCCGCTGTCCTGCCTCCGGGCTCGCGGCCGGTGACAGTGTGGACCCGCGTGGTGCGCAAGGGCGACACCGCCGAGCGCGCGCAGTCGCACAACGAGGTGTTCGTCCAATGA
- a CDS encoding HD domain-containing protein gives MPTLEDAIALAVEAHRGQRDKAGQPYVLHPLRLMLKLETEEERTVAVLHDVVEDTPWTLERLRERGYPAPVLRALEGLTRRKDESYEAFIERLRPDALARRVKLADLEDNMDVRRLTAVTAKDTERLARYRAAWARLREP, from the coding sequence ATGCCCACGCTTGAAGACGCGATTGCGCTCGCGGTGGAGGCGCATCGTGGACAGCGGGACAAGGCGGGCCAGCCCTATGTGCTGCACCCGCTGAGGTTGATGCTGAAGCTGGAGACGGAGGAGGAGCGCACCGTCGCCGTCCTCCACGACGTGGTGGAGGACACGCCCTGGACGCTGGAGCGCCTGCGTGAGCGCGGCTACCCGGCGCCGGTGCTGCGCGCGCTGGAGGGGCTCACCCGGCGCAAGGACGAGTCCTACGAGGCCTTCATCGAGCGGCTGCGGCCAGACGCGCTGGCGCGCCGGGTGAAGCTCGCGGACCTGGAGGACAACATGGACGTGCGCCGGTTGACGGCGGTGACGGCCAAGGACACGGAGCGGCTCGCGCGCTACCGCGCCGCCTGGGCCCGGCTGCGAGAGCCCTGA